GCGCTGCGGCACATAAATGCCTGGTAATTGTTGACGGGCTGAATACGACGGCGGCGGCCTTGGTGGCTCAAGGCATTCATGCGGACAGTGCCAGTTATTTGCTGGCTTCCCACTTGTCCGGTGAGCCGGCGCACCGCATTGCCTTGCGCCAACTGGAGCTAGAGGCGTGTGTGGATTTAGGAATCCGCCTCGGCGAGGCTATTGGCGCGTCGTTGGTGGTGGATATGCTGCAGATGGTTTTAGCCATGCTGCAGGAAGTGTATGCAAATGCAGAAGAGGGGTTGGCGTAATGGAGAAGGGGAACATGTTAGAATCGGTTATTGCGTCAGTAGGTCCTTTGGATGCAGCGGCGTTAGAACGCTGTCAAAGGCGCTTGGATAACTTGACCAAGCCTTTAGGAAGCTTGCATCATTTGGAATTTTTAGCGTTAAAGCTGGCTGGTGTAACGGGGCAGCATCGCCCAGCCTTGCAACAGAAGCAGTCCCTTTTGGTTGTGGCGGCAGATCATGGCTTTGATGAGGGGCTGGTTGAAGGCGAGAAAACAACAGCGCAGCGTGTAGCGGACGCCTGTCGGTTGAACAGCCCGTTGCGCGTTTTTGCAGCGAAAAATGCTGCGGAAGTGGTCCTGGTGAATGCAGGCATGCGTGAAAAGCTGGTGCATGAGCGGTTGCGGCAGGCAGTCTTCTCTTTTGGCACTTGTGATTGGCGTCAAGGGCCGGCGATGGAGGAAGAAACGGTTTTGGCGGCTCTTGGCTTAGGCGTCTCCCTAGCTCAGGCGGAAGCGGACAAAGGCGTGCGGATTTTAGGACTGGGAAGCATTGCGTGCGGCGGCATGATCTCCGCCTTGATTTTGCTGGCTCTTTGGGGTGGTATTCCTGTGGCGCTGCGACAGCAAGCGGCTGCTAGTGAGAAGGCAGCAGAAATATTGGCGTTGGTGGAAGAAGCTCTTGGTTTATGGGATGGCGAAACAGACGTAAGGGCTGTATTGAAGCGTTTTGGCGGTTTGGAGACGGTTGTTTTATGTGGAGCAATTTTGGGCGGAGCTGCCAGAGGGATGTTGCTAGTTCTTGATGGCGTAGAGACGGCGGCGGCGGCTTTAGCGGCGGCTCAAATGCAACCGTTGATTAAAGACTATCTTATCGCACCGCATGCTGCAGCAGAACCAGGGTTTCAGGAGATGCTGTTTTTACTGGGACTGCCGAGCTATTTGCAACTAAATTTGCAGCAAAGCGAAGGGATCGGAGCTGTGTTGGGCATGTCTCTTTTGCGGGCGTCGCTGCATATGCTGAACGACATGAAAACATTTGGCGAAGCCGCAGTGGCGGTGGCGCAGGACGGTCCGGGCGCCGAGCGGCAGAGCCATGCAATACGCGATTAAAGGGAGATGAAATAGAGAGCAGGATTGTTTGCATATAATGGCGAATTTTTAACGTATGTATAAGAGGTAGCTTATGGGTTTTAAAATGACCTTTTAGGAATCGATGATTTAGTTAATAACCAGAAAAGACCTTTTGGGTTGTAACCTGCAGATAAATCAATGGTTCCTTAATAAAAGGAGGCGAAACCATGAAAACGCAATGTGAAAAAATGTCGATGGCGTGGGCTATGACTTGTTTCTCTGCTGAAGAAGCGGCGAAATGGATGGGACGGCTTACGTTGGAAGCGCAAACTAAATGGCTGTTGTCATTAGACGAATTGTCTCCAGCTATGTTGCCGGAGGACATTCAAGAAAGTTGGCAGGACTTTTCCTCCCTGCGCATATTTGGACAACCGGTTCGACAGTTGGGAGCGGTGCTGATGGCGATGGCTTTGCGCCGCGGGGATTCGGAAACATTGCGGCTAATGGATCGCTTGGAGGAACTTCGGCCGGGAATTCGCAGCCGTATGCGTTCGCATGTTTTGTTTTTTGAAGAACTTCAAGGGATGAGGGACCGCGATCTTCAAGAAGTGTTGCGACGTGAAGGTCTGCATCCGTCTCTTCTGTTTGGCACCAGCGAAGAATTATGTGCTAAGTTATTGCGCAATGTTTCACGCCGAGCTGCATCGGATGTAGCTAATACGCTGCAGCCGCCGGAGAAACGTGAAGAATCGGTTGCGGTGCGTCAGCGCAAGGTAGCGTTTACGCAGGTGGTGCTGTCTTTGATGGAAGCAGGAGATATTTTAGGGCCAGCTCATGTTTTAACCAAAGAGGAAGGCTGGCAGCTTTTGGAGTTGCGTAACGAAGCGTCCGGTTGGCTAAAAACGAGGTCAGATGAAGAATTAGCTTCATTTTTGCGAGACCGGCTGCAGTGGGTAGATGTGGCAATTTTGCTGCGTTTGAGCAGTGGTGCGGAAACTAAACTGTTGCAAGAGGTGCTGGACGAGGCATCTTGGACGATGCTGCAAGAGTTGGTGGAGGCGGAAAACGAAGCGACTACCAGTAGAGGATTAGACGGTCTGCGGCGTATATGCCGGGAAATACGGCGCGACGCCGAAGAAAACGAAGAGGAATAAACAAGAGTTGCGAGAGTCACGAGAGGGCATGCAGGAGAAGAACAAAGTACGGATTTTAACCATGAAAAGGCTGCGGCGACTTGAAAATAAGTTGTCCGCAGCCTTTTTGAAATTCATTCGTACCCACGTTTTACTCACTCTACTCCTTGGTTGATTTATAATTCACGTCGTTAATTGATTTTTTCCAGAAGAGTAGATTTTTTTCTTTTAATTCCGCGCGGGTGGCCTCTTTAGGCCAAAGCCCGTGGACGGAATCTTCGCGCATAGCGGCGGCCAAATGATCGTAGATAGCTGGACTTTGAGAAGCCAGAGAAGCAATCAATTCCTTGGTGACTTGGCGCTGAGTTTTACCGTTGAAAGGGCAAGGGTTGGGGATGGGTTCTTGCCCATGCAGTGTCCAGGCATCGCGTAGTTCTGCTTCACGGAAAAAAAGCAACGGACGGATCACGGTAACACCGCTGCGCTCAAGGGATGTTTTGGGCAGGAAAGTGCCGATTTGCCCGGAATGGAGCAGATTCATCAGTAGCGTTTCTACTGCATCATCGTGATGATGGGCATAAGCGACTTTTTGGAAACCGTGTTCGGCGGCAAAACGGTTAATCGCGCCGCGACGGAAAAAAGCGCAGGTGAAGCAAGGGTCTTTACCTTGATTTTCTTCAATGATAGAGGCAATATCCGCCTGAATGAAATGAAAGGGAATTTCCAGGTTAGCGCAAAAATTGGCTAGCGTTTCGTGGGGAAAATCAGGAGCAAAGCCGGCGTCAAGAGTCAGTGCTGCCAGTTCAAAACGTTTAGCGGAAACTTTTTGCAGTGCCGCTAGGGCAAATGCTAAAAACAGGCTGTCTTTGCCGCCGGACAGGCCGATGAGGATGCGATCGCCTTCTTCAATCAGATCAAATTCAAGGACGCCTCGCAGCAAGCGGCTGAAATAGGACTTTGGCAAGTTGTGAATCGATGTGGTCATATTGAATTCTCCTCAATAAATTGATATGCAAGTGTATCTTTTTCGATAAATAAAGGAGTCGCTTTGACGTGAGCGGCGCAAAAATCAGTGGTCCGTACAAAGAGTAGCAAGTTGTGTCCCGGGCGTCAAGGGACGGGGTTACGGAAAAGGCTGGAATAAGGTATAATAAAACTAATTGCATTTTTTGCAGGCAAACCAGAACGAGGAGTGTTGATTCGATTATGGCGAAACCGATTTATGCTATTGGACATCGCAATCCGGACACGGATTCGATTTGCGCTGCCATTGGCTATGCGCATTTAAAGCAAGCGTTGGGGGAAAATGTGGTGGCAGCCCGGGCGGGCAAGATCAACGCCGAAACGAAGTATGCCTTAGAACAGTTCCGCATGGAGGAGCCGCTATTGTTGCCGGATCTCAATCCGCGGGTAAAAGATATTATGTGTACCGATTACCTTTCTGTGGGTCCAGAGACGACGTTGCGTGAACTCGGGAAGCTGATGCAATGCGGTAGTGTCAAATCGGTGCCTGTGGTAGTAGGGGATAATCAACTTGCTGGTATTTTATCAGTAAGCGACTTGGCAAAATTGTATTTTAACGAACTGCAGATGCCTGACGATTTGGCGGAAAGCGGCGTAGATTATGCGGCAGTGCAACGCGTTCTGGATGCTAAAGTGCTTTGCGGCGACGAGTTGCTGAACCGTACTTTGGCGGGGCGGGTGCGCATTGCTTCCGGGACGTCAGCGGCGGTATCACGCGTCATTAAGGCGGGAGATATTGTTCTGACAGCAGACCGCCGAGAAGCGCACTTGTCTTGCCTGGATCTGAATGTGGGCGCGTTAGTGGTTACCGGAGATTATTTGGTGGACGAGGAAGTTTTGGCAAAAGCGAAAAAGCAAGGTGTGCTAGTTCTGCAAACAGCCTATGATACGTATACTTCGGCGCGGTTGATTAATCAGAGCACGCCGGTACGTGCGATCATGCAAGCCAAAGTGCTTTCTTTTAAGCCTACCGATTTGATTAATGACATCACTGGACCGATTGCAGCGACCAATTACCGTAACTACCCTGTGGTGGAAAACGGTCGTTTGGTGGGCCTGGTAGATCGAGATAAGCTGATCATGCCGGAACCGGAACGGGTTATCTTGGTGGATCATAACGAAACGGCGCAAGCAGTGGAAGGTATTGAAGAGGCGAAGATTCTGGAAATCATCGACCATCACCGTTTGGGCGGGTTGACAACCAGCGAGCCCATTCTGATTCGTCAGGAGCCTGTTGGCTGCACGTCGACTATTGTAGCTAATATGTATTGGAACTTAGAGATTGCGATTCCTAAGGGAATTGCAGGCGTGCTCTTGTCAGCCATCATTTCCGATACGGTGCTCTTTAAGTCGCCTACGGCAACAGCCGTGGATCGACATGCGGCGGAAAAGTTGGCGGCTATTGCCGGAGTTTCTTTGGAAGAGTATGGCATGGCTATGCTGAAAGCGGGTTCTGGGCTCCAGGATATGACGCCGCCGGAAATCACGCAAACTGACCTGAAGGAATTTCGTATGGGTGATTACCGTATGACCATTGCGCAACTATCTGTAATGGATGTGAGTGAGGTGCTGGCGCTGCGGCAGGAACTGTTACACAGCATGGAGCAGACTCGGGTTAAGGGTGGCTATGACATGGCCCTTTTAATGATTACGGATATCTTGAACGAAGCGACGCATTTGGCTTATGTAGGGCAGCCGGTGGAGTTGGTCGAACGAGCTTTTGGCAGTAAAGGCGAAGAACAGGTAGTATATCTGCCTGGAGTTATGTCGCGGAAAAAGCAAATTGTGCCTCCTTTGACAGAAGCGGCTAAGGTATAAGTTAAGCGTGCAAAGTAGTAAAAAGAGTTAGCGGCGGACCAACGTCAACGTAGAGTGTGGCGTTGGTCCGCTCTATCGATTAGTAGGAGTTGTATTATATGGTGTGGATTTTACTGACAGGATTAATTTTCGGATTAGGGGCGGTGGTGCTGGTAGCACAGGGAAACCCAGGGAATTACGGCTTTTGTGCAGCCTGCCATTTGCGGGATATTGCTGGTGCGGTGGGCTTACATAAGGCAGGGACGTTGCAATACGCTCGGCCTGAAATTCTGGGCATCGTTTTAGGTGCGGCTGTTATGGCGGCTTTTCGTGGTGAACATCGCGTGCGCGGCGGCTCGAAACCAATCATTCGTTTTTTCCTAGGCATGGTAATGATGATTGGCGCGTTGGCGTTTCTTGGCTGCCCTCTTAGGGGCATTCTGCGTTTGGCTGGCGGCGATTTGAATGGTCTGACCGGTTTGGCTGGATTTGCCAGCGGCATTGGCGTTGGCATTTGGTTTTTGAAACGGGGCTATAATTTAGGCCGCTCGCATTTGCTGGCAAGCAGCGCCTGGAAGCCGGCTGGCTATGTGACGCCGTTGGCGGCGGCTGTGTTGACGGTGCTTGTCTTCATCGGCGGCGCTGGCGTATTGGCCTTTAGCAAAAGCGGCCCAGGGTCCATGCATGCGCCGGTACTTCTTAGCTTGGTGTTCGGTTTGCTGGCTGGGGTGGCGGCGCAGAAAACGAGAATGTGTCTTTCCGGCGGGATTCGGGATTTTATTTTGGTGCGAGATACGTATTTGCTGAAAATCTATGGGGTCCTTTTTTTGGCCGCCTTGGCGGGTAATTTAGCTTTTGGCTTTTTCAAGCTTGGTTTTGATGCGCAGCCGTTGGCGCATACGATGCACTTGTGGAATTTTTTAGGATTGATGCTGGTAGGATTAGCAGCTACGTTAGCAGGTGGCTGTCCTTTGAGGCAGTTGATCCAAGCAGGCGAGGGCAATTTGGACGCCGCTGCCTGTGTGTTGGGTATGCTGGCGGGAGCGGCGGTGGCGCATGGCTTAAATACGGCCGGAAGCCCGGCTGGACTGGCTTGGAATGGACAAGTAGCGGTAGTGGCTGGTCTAGTTGTTACGGCGGCTATCGGGTATCTGCATTGTAAAGAAGCGGTCTAAGGAGGGGAATATGCAATGAAGCGACTGGATATGAGAGGTCTTAGTTGTCCCATTCCGTTGATGAAAACCAAAGAAGCCATGGATGCAGGGGCAGTTGAACTTGAGGTAGTAGTGGATGAACCGGCGGCTTGGGAAAATATTAGCAAGCTGGCAATTTCTCAAGGCTGGCAATGGGTTTGTTCGGCTGGAGAGGGCGAATGGACGCTGACGCTGCGCAAAAATGCCTAAAAAGGCGAAGGATACCTTGGAATCCTGGCGTTAAGCGGCATTTTTTGCTATACTATATTAGTTAAGGTAGATTGACTCTTAAGAGAAAAGAGGAGACACGATGCCGTACTGGGTAATCACGTTTCCTTCGGTGTATCAGGCGTATCGGGCGGAAAAACTGTTGCTCCAGGCAGGCTTGCCTGGAAAGCTGATCGCAGTGCCGCGACAATTAAGCGGTTCTTGTGAAGGTTTGGCGTTGCGTTTGGAGTCAGAAGAGACGGCGCGCCAAGCGGTGGAATGTTTAAAACAGGCCGGAGTGCCTTTGTTGAAGGAAGCGTTTTCGATTGCAAAATGAGGAGGACAAAACGTCATGAGCCAACTGTTAGAAGGTCTTAATCCAGCACAAGCAGAGGCGGTGCGCCATACAGAGGGGCCGTTGCTGATTATGGCTGGTGCCGGTTCCGGCAAGACGCGGGTTTTGACTTGCCGGATTGCTTACTTGTTGGAGCAGGGCGTGGCGCCTTCCTCCATCCTAGCCATTACTTTTACGAACAAAGCCGCGCTGGAAATGAAAGAGCGGGTCAACAAAATGGTGGGTGATGCGTCGCGTCAGTTGTGGCTCAGCACTTTCCATGCTTTTTGTGCACGCTTTTTGCGGTTGGAAATTGAAAGTTTGGGCATGTATAATCGCAATTTCGTTATCTATGACGCTAGTGATACACTGTTTTTAATTAAGGAATGCTTGAAGGAGCTCAATCTTGATGATAAGCAGTTTGTTCCTCGGAGCATGCAGGGCTTGATTTCCAATGCTAAGAATGCATTGCAAGATGCAGGGGAGTATGCCCGAAACGCCGATAATTTCCGCGCTAAGCAGGAAGCGGAAGTTTATGAACTCTATCAAAAGAAATTGGTACAAAACAACGCACTTGATTTTGACGATCTGCTGCTGTTGGCGGTGCGCATTCTGGAAACAAAACCGGAAGTGCTGCAACGCTACCAGACGCGTTTTTCCTATATTTTAATTGACGAGTACCAGGACACCAACCGAGCGCAGTATTTATTGGCCAAACACCTGGCGGCGCATCATCGCAATCTGTGTGTAGTAGGCGATGCCGACCAGAGCATCTACGGCTGGCGCGGTGCGGATATCCGCAACATTCTCGATTTTGAACGGGATTATCCCGAGACAAAGGTCATCAAGTTAGAGCAAAATTACCGCTCTACGGAAGTGATTTTAGAAGCGGCCAATGCCGTGATTGCCAACAATTCCAACCGCAAGCCGAAAGACCTCTGGACAGACATCGCCGGCGGTGAACTTATCACTTGCTATGAGGCGGTAGATGAACGGGACGAAGCGCGCTTTGTGGCGGAGAGCATTCAGAAGCATCGCAAAGATGAAAGCCTGCCCTATGGGGATATGGCAATTTTGTATCGCACCAATTCCCAGTCCCGCGCCCTTGAGGAAGGACTGATGAAGCATGCCATTCCTTACATCATGGTAGGGAATGTGAAATTCTATGACCGCAAAGAAATCAAAGATATTATTTCCTACCTGCGCGTGCTTTACAATCCTAACAGCTCGCAGGATTTATTGCGCATTTTAAACGTGCCGAAACGTGGTATTGGCGATACAACCGTGTCTAAATTGACCGATTATGCAACCCGTTCCGGTATGACGCTCTTTGAGGTGATTTCCAATCCGGATTTGGAAACCGGCGTATCTCCGCGGGCTCGGAAACATCTAGATGAATTAGCAGGCCTGCTCTTTGACTTGATGGGGCGAACGCCGACTATTTGCACCTATGACTTGGTGCGGGCGGTAATGGAAGAGTCTGGCTATGTGGCGGAGCTGCAGAAAGACGAAAAAGGCGAGGACCGCCTGGAAAACCTCCAAGAGTTATTGACGGTGGCCCGAGATTTTGCCATCGGCGATGTGGATGATAATTTGGAAAACTTTCTTACCCGCGTAGCCTTGGTGTCGGATGTAGACGATGCCGAACTGGGCGATGGCCGGGTTACGTTGATGACTCTTCATGCAGCGAAAGGTTTGGAATTTCCGGTGGCTTTTTTGACCGGTTTGGAAGAAGGTATCTTCCCTCATGCGCGGACGTTGATGAACGATGCAGAAGTGGAAGAAGAGCGGCGTATCTGCTATGTGGGTATTACGCGAGCACAGAAAAAACTTTATGTTTCTCATGCTATGAGCCGCAATATCTATGGACGCAGCACGCAATTTCCTCCGTCTCGGTTTTTGCAGGAAATGCCGGAAGGCGGCTTAGATCATCAAAGTGGCCGGGCTCGTTTTGCTGCGGCCAAAGCGGCATTACCGCCGCGGCCGGTGGTGCCGCTTCATCGCGGCGGTTCTTTGGGTCTGACTCCGCATACGCAGGCGCGGGATAGTGAGACTCACGAAGTATGGCGGATCGGCGATAAAGCTAAACACGGCAAATGGGGTGTAGGTACCGTTGTCAGTGTCAGCGGCAGCGGTGAGGATCAAACGTTGAAAGTAGCTTTTGACGGACAAGGCATTAAAACGTTGGCCGTAAAATTTGCCCCAATCAGCAAAGCATAGTATTGGAAGGGGTGGCAGGATTGACTGCCTCGCAGGAAGGCGCAGCGCGCCAGGAAATCGAAGAGCTGCGGCAGCGGCTGCAGGAATATAGCTACCAGTACTATGTCTTGGACGCGCCGGTAGTAGAGGATGTGGAGTTTGACGGTTTGCTGAGAAAATTGCAGCAACTGGAAGAAGCCTATCCGCAGTGGAAGACGGCGGATTCGCCTACGCAACGGATTGGGGCGGCGGTAGCAAGCGGGTTTGGCAAGGTGCGGCATTTGGAGCCGATGAAAAGTCTGGCCAATGCCTTTAGCGCAGCAGAATTGCAGTCCTTTCACGGTCGCGTGACAGGGGCTTTAGGCCAGGATGTGCAGTACGTTGTAGAGCCCAAAATTGATGGTTTGGCGATCAATCTTTGCTATCAAGACGGTGTGCTGCTCTGGGCGGCTACCCGGGGCGATGGATTTGAGGGCGAAGAGGTTACCGCCAATGTGCGGACCATTCGCTCCATTCCTCTGAAGCTGCGCCCGGTAAACGGCGTAGTGCCTGCGTTGCTTGAAGTACGTGGTGAAGTTTTTATGCCGCGAAAATCCTTTCAGCGCCTGAATGAGGAAAAAGAGGAAAACGGCGAAGCTCCTTTTGCTAATCCGCGCAACGCGGCGGCAGGTTCTTTGCGGCAGATGGATCCGCAGGTGACCGCCGATAGGGAATTGGACGCTTTTTTATATGGTCATGGTGTTTGCGAAGGTTTAGAGTGGCAGGCTCATTCCGAGTTTTTGAGTTATTTGAAAGAAGCCGGCTTTAAGGTGAATCCGCTGTATCGGCTCTGCTCTACGATGGACGAAGTTGTGGTGCGCTGTGAAGAATGGGATACTCTGCGTCATGAGTTGCCGTATGAAACCGATGGCTTGGTGGTGAAAGTAGATTCCTTGGCGGCGCAGCAACTGCTGGGAAGTACAGCTAAGGACCCGCGCTGGGCCATGGCTTATAAATTTCAAGCAGAGCAGGCGCTGACGGTGCTGCTGGATATTGAAACAGGCGTTGGGCGTACAGGCGTGCTGACGCCGACGGCCGTGCTGGAACCGGTGCGTTTGGCCGGGACTACGGTTAGTCGGGCGTCGCTGCATAACGAAGATTATTTGCGAGAGAAGGATATCAGGATCGGCGATACCGTACGCATTCACAAAGCCGGAGAAATTATCCCGGAAGTGTTGGCGGTGCTGCCGGAAAAGAGGACGGGCACAGAACGCGTCTTTTCGATGCCGAAGCATTGTCCGGAATGCGGCGGGCCGGTGGAACGTTTGACTGGAGAAGTGGCGCAGCGTTGCGTCAATTCGGCGTGTCCGGCGCTTTTGAGAGAAGGGCTGATCCATTTTTCTTCTCGCGACGCTATGAATATTGACGGACTAGGGCCGGCGGTGGTGCATGCCTTGCTCAAGGCAGGCTTGGTAAAAGATCCTGCCGATTTTTACGCGCTGAACGTGGAAGCGGTAGCGGCGCTAGAGCGCATGGGAGAAAAATCGGCTGCTAATCTCTTAGCGGCCATTGAGGCCAGTAAGCAGGCGGGCTTGTCCAGGCTGCTTTTTGCGTTGGGCATGCGCCATGTAGGCGTCAAAGCGGCGCGGACGCTGGCGAGAGCCTTTGGCTCTATGGAGGCGTTGCAGCAAGCGGATGAAATGACGCTAATGGCATTGCCGGAAGTGGGAGCCAAAATGGCTGTGAGCATCCTGGAATATTTGCAAAAAGATGCGGTTAAGTTATTGGTAGTTCGACTGCAAGAGGCCGGCGTGGTGATGACGGAGGAAATGACCCAAGAAGCAGGCGCCAATCGCTTGCAAGGTCTGACCTTTGTGCTTACCGGCACGCTGCCTTCGCTGAGCCGCCAGGAAGCGGGCGTGCTGATTGAGGCTCAAGGAGGCAAGGTCAGCGGCAGTGTCAGTAAAAAAACCAGCTATGTAGTGGCTGGAGAGGCGGCGGGCAGCAAGCTGGAAAAAGCGCAGACGCTGGGAGTTAAAGTCTTGGATGAAGCGGCACTTTTGGCGCTGTTGGCGGAATAAAAATGTGCTATAATGAACCAATACACCCTTTAAACTGTCAAATAGGATGGTGAGAGTACAAATGAAAATCGATAAACAAGACGTAGAAAAAGTGGCGCTCTTGTCGCGCCTGGAGTTTTCCGAAAGCGAATTGGAGACCTTTACAGGACAGCTCAATTCGATTCTCAATTATGCAGAGATGCTGGAAAACTTGGACGTAGCGGACGTCAAACCGACGGCGCATGTGTTGCCTTTGCAGAATGTGTTGCGCAAAGATGAGGTGCGCCCTTCTTTAGATCATGATTTGGCGCTGTCCAATGCACCGGAAGCAGAAGACGGTTACTTTAAGGTTCCCAAGATTGTAGAAGGATAGAAAGGGGCGATGAGCATGCATTTGTGGCAGCAATCTTTGCACCAATTACATAACCGCCTGGCTCAGCGCGAAGTGACGTCTGAGGAAATTACCCGCTCCGTACTGGAACGCGTAGCGGCGGTAGAAAACGATGTGAAAGCCTATGTGACGCGTCTTGATGAAGCGGCGGTGGCGCAGGCTAAAGCGGTAGACGCAAAAATCGCTCAAGGAGGTGCGGTGTCGCCTTTGATGGGCATTCCCTGCGCTATTAAGGATAATATGTGCACCAAAGGCGTGCGTACGACGTGCTCGTCGCGCATGCTGGAGCGTTTTATCCCCCCCTATGATGCGACGGTCATGAAAAAACTGGCGGCGCAGGATTTTGTCATGGTGGGCAAGGCCAATATGGACGAATTTGCCATGGGCGGTTCTACGGAAAACTCCGCTTTTTTCCCTACGCACAATCCCTGGGACTTGGCGGCAGTTCCCGGCGGCTCCAGCGGCGGCTCAGCCGCAGCAGTGGCAGCAGGGGAAGCCATTTGGGCTCTTGGCTCTGATACAGGCGGCTCGATTCGCCAGCCGGCGGCGTATTGCGGTATTGTAGGTTTGAAACCTACGTACGGCCTTGTTTCTCGTTTTGGTCTTGTAGCGTTTGCTTCTTCATTGGACCAGATCGGACCATTGACGCGCAATGTAACAGACTGTGCAATAGTACTCAACGCCATAGCCGGACACGATCCCATGGACTCGACGTCCATCAACCAAGAAGCGCCGGATTATACCAAAGCTTTAGTGGAAGATATTCGCGGTCTGAAAGTGGGTATTCCTAAAGAATATTTTGTTAAAGGGATGGACCCGGAAGTAGAGAAGGCCGTTCGCGCCTCCATCGCCCGTCTGGAAGAGTTGGGCGCTACTTGCGTAGAAGTATCCATGCCGCATACCGAATATGCGCTTACCGCTTATTACCTGATTGCTCCGGCCGAAGCCAGTTCTAATCTGGCTCGCTACGACGGCGTCAGTTTTGGGCATCGCAGCGCTGAAGGTAACGATATTGTCAGCATGTATAAGAAGACGCGCAGTGAGGCTTTTGGGGCTGAAGTAAAACGCCGCATCATGCTGGGAACGTATGCGTTGAGTTCCGGTTACTATGACGCCTACTATCTAAAAGCGCTTAAAGTCCGCACGTTGGTCAAACAGGACTTTGATAAGGCTTTTGAAAAAGTGGACGTGCTGGTGACGCCTACAGCGCCGACGACGGCTTTCAAAATTGGTGAAAAGAGCGGCGATCCGCTCTCCATGTACTTGCAGGACGTCTGCACCATCCCTGTGAACTTGGCTGGCGTTCCAGGCATCTCCGTTCCCTGCGGCTTTGCCCAGGGCATGCCTGTGGGCTTGCAGTTTATCGGTAAGCCGCTGGCGGAAGAAACGCTGTTGCGCGTGGCTTACACATTTGAACAGAGCCACGATTATCACAAGCGCCTGGCGCCGCTCGGGGAGGGTAAGTGATGAAATACGAAACAGTTATTGGTCTGGAAATCCATGTGGAGCTCAAGACCAAGTCCAAGATCTTCTGCGGCTGCAGCACCGAGTTCGGCTGCGGTCAAAATACCAATGTTTGTCCGGTGTGCCTTGGCTTGCCTGGCGTGCTGCCGGTCATCAATGAAAAAGTAGTGGAATACGCTAT
This genomic window from uncultured Anaeromusa sp. contains:
- the ligA gene encoding NAD-dependent DNA ligase LigA, with translation MTASQEGAARQEIEELRQRLQEYSYQYYVLDAPVVEDVEFDGLLRKLQQLEEAYPQWKTADSPTQRIGAAVASGFGKVRHLEPMKSLANAFSAAELQSFHGRVTGALGQDVQYVVEPKIDGLAINLCYQDGVLLWAATRGDGFEGEEVTANVRTIRSIPLKLRPVNGVVPALLEVRGEVFMPRKSFQRLNEEKEENGEAPFANPRNAAAGSLRQMDPQVTADRELDAFLYGHGVCEGLEWQAHSEFLSYLKEAGFKVNPLYRLCSTMDEVVVRCEEWDTLRHELPYETDGLVVKVDSLAAQQLLGSTAKDPRWAMAYKFQAEQALTVLLDIETGVGRTGVLTPTAVLEPVRLAGTTVSRASLHNEDYLREKDIRIGDTVRIHKAGEIIPEVLAVLPEKRTGTERVFSMPKHCPECGGPVERLTGEVAQRCVNSACPALLREGLIHFSSRDAMNIDGLGPAVVHALLKAGLVKDPADFYALNVEAVAALERMGEKSAANLLAAIEASKQAGLSRLLFALGMRHVGVKAARTLARAFGSMEALQQADEMTLMALPEVGAKMAVSILEYLQKDAVKLLVVRLQEAGVVMTEEMTQEAGANRLQGLTFVLTGTLPSLSRQEAGVLIEAQGGKVSGSVSKKTSYVVAGEAAGSKLEKAQTLGVKVLDEAALLALLAE
- the gatC gene encoding Asp-tRNA(Asn)/Glu-tRNA(Gln) amidotransferase subunit GatC; this translates as MKIDKQDVEKVALLSRLEFSESELETFTGQLNSILNYAEMLENLDVADVKPTAHVLPLQNVLRKDEVRPSLDHDLALSNAPEAEDGYFKVPKIVEG
- the gatA gene encoding Asp-tRNA(Asn)/Glu-tRNA(Gln) amidotransferase subunit GatA; the encoded protein is MHLWQQSLHQLHNRLAQREVTSEEITRSVLERVAAVENDVKAYVTRLDEAAVAQAKAVDAKIAQGGAVSPLMGIPCAIKDNMCTKGVRTTCSSRMLERFIPPYDATVMKKLAAQDFVMVGKANMDEFAMGGSTENSAFFPTHNPWDLAAVPGGSSGGSAAAVAAGEAIWALGSDTGGSIRQPAAYCGIVGLKPTYGLVSRFGLVAFASSLDQIGPLTRNVTDCAIVLNAIAGHDPMDSTSINQEAPDYTKALVEDIRGLKVGIPKEYFVKGMDPEVEKAVRASIARLEELGATCVEVSMPHTEYALTAYYLIAPAEASSNLARYDGVSFGHRSAEGNDIVSMYKKTRSEAFGAEVKRRIMLGTYALSSGYYDAYYLKALKVRTLVKQDFDKAFEKVDVLVTPTAPTTAFKIGEKSGDPLSMYLQDVCTIPVNLAGVPGISVPCGFAQGMPVGLQFIGKPLAEETLLRVAYTFEQSHDYHKRLAPLGEGK
- the pcrA gene encoding DNA helicase PcrA; amino-acid sequence: MSQLLEGLNPAQAEAVRHTEGPLLIMAGAGSGKTRVLTCRIAYLLEQGVAPSSILAITFTNKAALEMKERVNKMVGDASRQLWLSTFHAFCARFLRLEIESLGMYNRNFVIYDASDTLFLIKECLKELNLDDKQFVPRSMQGLISNAKNALQDAGEYARNADNFRAKQEAEVYELYQKKLVQNNALDFDDLLLLAVRILETKPEVLQRYQTRFSYILIDEYQDTNRAQYLLAKHLAAHHRNLCVVGDADQSIYGWRGADIRNILDFERDYPETKVIKLEQNYRSTEVILEAANAVIANNSNRKPKDLWTDIAGGELITCYEAVDERDEARFVAESIQKHRKDESLPYGDMAILYRTNSQSRALEEGLMKHAIPYIMVGNVKFYDRKEIKDIISYLRVLYNPNSSQDLLRILNVPKRGIGDTTVSKLTDYATRSGMTLFEVISNPDLETGVSPRARKHLDELAGLLFDLMGRTPTICTYDLVRAVMEESGYVAELQKDEKGEDRLENLQELLTVARDFAIGDVDDNLENFLTRVALVSDVDDAELGDGRVTLMTLHAAKGLEFPVAFLTGLEEGIFPHARTLMNDAEVEEERRICYVGITRAQKKLYVSHAMSRNIYGRSTQFPPSRFLQEMPEGGLDHQSGRARFAAAKAALPPRPVVPLHRGGSLGLTPHTQARDSETHEVWRIGDKAKHGKWGVGTVVSVSGSGEDQTLKVAFDGQGIKTLAVKFAPISKA